A window from Paraburkholderia acidiphila encodes these proteins:
- the aldA gene encoding aldehyde dehydrogenase codes for MRHYQNFADNHFNDSARAPSIEVCNPATGDIVAAVDSASPEDADLAVQSAAAAQKKWRRMPAAERAKVLHRLADALVARADSIGQALALESGKSPQHARAEVQYAAEVTRYHAEWARRITGELIPSDNVSENLMLFREPIGVVVCLIPFNSPVYTLMRKVAPALITGNTVVVRPSSYTPCSALEIARAVQDANVPAGVINIMAMSHVVAEQICTHPSVGMITLTGSVGAGRKVLEYSQVNIAKVALELGGKTPAIIEPDANLEQAAADIVRSKTTNCGQLCTAVERVYVHEEVAPKLIGLLRNRMRERQWGDRSRNHDWMGPLIHDNARLHIHQMVARAIDDGAVLECGGVIPEGKGFFYPPTLLTGCRQEMEIVQEETFGPVLGVVTYRTLDEALEMANDHQFGLASMIYSENHRTIMRVANEIEAGECYVNRIPDDPYQGHHGGWKRSGIGGDDGQHGMLAFTQTRLVVVPY; via the coding sequence GTGCGCCATTACCAGAATTTTGCCGACAACCATTTCAACGATTCGGCCCGAGCCCCCTCCATCGAAGTCTGCAATCCCGCAACGGGCGACATCGTCGCCGCCGTCGACAGCGCCAGTCCCGAAGATGCCGATCTGGCCGTTCAGTCCGCTGCCGCCGCACAGAAAAAATGGCGGCGCATGCCCGCTGCCGAACGCGCGAAAGTCCTGCACCGGCTCGCCGACGCCCTGGTTGCCCGTGCCGACAGCATCGGCCAGGCACTCGCACTCGAATCCGGTAAGAGCCCCCAGCATGCGCGTGCCGAAGTCCAGTACGCAGCCGAAGTCACGCGCTATCACGCGGAGTGGGCGCGCCGCATTACCGGCGAACTCATTCCGAGCGATAACGTCAGCGAGAACCTGATGTTGTTTCGCGAGCCGATCGGCGTCGTGGTCTGCCTGATTCCGTTCAATTCCCCCGTCTATACGCTGATGCGCAAGGTCGCGCCTGCGCTCATCACCGGCAATACGGTCGTCGTCCGGCCGAGCAGCTACACGCCATGTTCGGCGCTGGAAATCGCCCGCGCCGTGCAGGACGCGAATGTCCCTGCCGGCGTCATCAACATCATGGCGATGAGCCACGTCGTGGCCGAGCAGATCTGCACGCACCCGTCCGTGGGCATGATCACGTTGACAGGGAGCGTCGGCGCGGGCCGGAAGGTGCTCGAATATTCCCAGGTCAATATCGCGAAGGTGGCGCTGGAACTCGGCGGCAAGACGCCGGCGATCATCGAGCCGGACGCCAATCTCGAACAGGCGGCGGCCGATATCGTGCGCTCCAAGACCACGAATTGCGGCCAGCTTTGCACCGCCGTCGAGCGCGTTTATGTGCACGAGGAAGTCGCGCCGAAGCTGATCGGGCTGTTGCGCAACCGCATGCGCGAGCGCCAGTGGGGCGATCGCAGCAGGAACCACGACTGGATGGGACCGCTGATCCACGACAACGCACGCCTGCACATTCACCAGATGGTGGCGCGTGCGATCGACGACGGGGCGGTGCTCGAGTGCGGCGGCGTGATTCCCGAGGGCAAGGGCTTCTTCTATCCGCCCACGCTCCTCACCGGATGCCGGCAGGAGATGGAGATCGTCCAGGAAGAGACGTTCGGGCCAGTGCTAGGCGTTGTGACCTACCGCACGCTCGATGAGGCGCTGGAGATGGCCAACGATCACCAGTTCGGGCTTGCCTCGATGATCTACAGCGAAAACCATCGAACGATCATGCGCGTAGCCAACGAGATCGAAGCGGGCGAATGCTACGTGAACCGTATTCCCGACGATCCGTATCAGGGCCACCACGGCGGCTGGAAACGTTCGGGCATCGGCGGCGACGATGGCCAGCACGGCATGCTCGCGTTCACGCAGACGCGTCTGGTTGTCGTGCCGTACTGA
- a CDS encoding TetR/AcrR family transcriptional regulator: MQTVVDGAVRVFRERGYHATSVGDLSEATGLTAGSLYKAFGDKRGVFLAAFDHYVTTRHAELRHRLDKHSKASEKIRVILLFYAESSHGSEGRRGCLVVSSATALATFDDEIASRIEAAMRRTEEMLRELLQQGQNDGSVAPEIHVPAMARTLLALLHGFRLIGKSGRTQRDMLAATEEAMRLLR, encoded by the coding sequence ATGCAAACCGTCGTGGACGGCGCCGTGCGTGTATTCCGCGAGCGCGGCTACCACGCCACCTCCGTAGGCGACCTCAGCGAAGCAACGGGCCTGACCGCAGGCAGCCTTTACAAAGCCTTCGGCGACAAGCGCGGCGTGTTTCTCGCCGCATTCGACCATTACGTCACCACGCGCCACGCCGAATTGCGCCATCGCCTCGACAAGCATTCCAAAGCGAGCGAAAAGATCCGCGTCATCCTGCTTTTCTACGCCGAATCGTCACATGGCAGCGAAGGCCGGCGCGGCTGCCTTGTCGTTTCAAGCGCAACGGCACTCGCCACTTTCGACGACGAAATCGCCTCGCGCATCGAAGCGGCCATGCGGCGAACCGAAGAGATGCTGCGCGAACTCCTCCAGCAAGGCCAGAACGACGGCAGTGTTGCACCGGAAATCCATGTCCCGGCCATGGCGCGCACGTTGCTCGCCCTGCTCCACGGCTTTCGTTTGATCGGCAAATCCGGCCGCACGCAGCGCGACATGCTCGCCGCGACCGAAGAAGCCATGCGCTTGCTGCGTTGA
- a CDS encoding alpha/beta fold hydrolase, protein MSTPSRMIDHGPASLPDPILPGFEHRFATVEGTRLHYVIGGKTEGETVVLLAGYPQSWFAWRKVMPLLAQRYRVIAPDLPGQGDSDRPQDGYDTQSLATALHALLGKLEVRRYHLAAHDVGAWVAYPYAALFGDEVATLALLDAGIPGITLPDALPVAPERAWRTWHFAFHAVADLPELLIAGKERAYLDWFLRRKTANPRTFTDADIDEYLRVFTKDGGLRAGLAYYRAADVSARQNRELGARGKLRMPVLALSADQGSIVDMASPLRHYADEVQGATIAHCGHFLPEEQPAAVSEALLSFFERKQ, encoded by the coding sequence ATGAGCACGCCCTCACGCATGATCGACCACGGTCCGGCCTCGCTGCCCGACCCCATCCTGCCCGGCTTCGAGCATCGCTTCGCGACCGTCGAAGGCACGCGGCTCCACTACGTCATCGGCGGAAAGACAGAAGGCGAAACCGTGGTGCTGCTGGCCGGCTATCCGCAAAGCTGGTTCGCGTGGCGCAAGGTCATGCCGCTCCTCGCGCAGCGTTACCGCGTGATCGCCCCGGACCTGCCCGGCCAGGGCGATTCGGACCGGCCGCAAGACGGCTACGACACGCAGTCGCTCGCCACCGCCCTGCACGCGTTGCTCGGCAAGCTCGAGGTGCGTCGCTATCACCTCGCCGCCCACGACGTTGGCGCATGGGTCGCCTATCCCTACGCGGCGCTTTTTGGCGACGAAGTGGCGACACTCGCATTGCTCGACGCCGGCATTCCCGGCATCACACTGCCGGACGCGTTGCCGGTTGCGCCGGAGCGCGCATGGCGCACCTGGCACTTCGCCTTCCATGCGGTTGCCGATCTGCCGGAGTTGCTGATAGCGGGCAAGGAGCGCGCATACCTGGACTGGTTTCTGCGCCGCAAGACGGCAAATCCGCGGACCTTCACGGATGCGGATATCGACGAATATCTGCGCGTGTTCACGAAGGACGGCGGCTTGCGCGCGGGGCTGGCCTACTACCGCGCGGCCGATGTTTCGGCGCGCCAGAACCGCGAGTTGGGTGCGCGCGGCAAATTGCGGATGCCGGTTCTCGCGCTGAGCGCCGATCAGGGCTCGATTGTCGACATGGCAAGTCCGCTGCGCCATTACGCCGATGAGGTGCAAGGCGCGACGATCGCCCACTGCGGCCACTTTCTGCCGGAGGAACAACCGGCTGCAGTTTCAGAAGCACTGCTAAGCTTCTTCGAACGGAAACAGTGA
- a CDS encoding M23 family metallopeptidase gives MGPIFLMLSLFPKRYLNDLTHRASRVAVIVTACVVALIAFAAGIAAGRCVGSVPDAGAIGHHVVAGEIGRASNSAASALPDPRIEHLAAQLAALNQFNERLRAQPPRGAATEVALAPARTREDSTAEGGPELPPRPCLEASAARERAKAANGGIDCMAATLSALERSVAQHEAAWDAFPGRRPIQGGRDGSPFGNRIDPFTHRLSFHPGVDLVAAAGTPILAAAGGRVIYAGPKRGYGNAVEIDHGNGFITRYGHASKIDVRVGEVVLPREHIADVGSTGRSTGPHLHFEVLVNGQAVNPAGYLALFAPVLDG, from the coding sequence ATGGGCCCGATATTCCTGATGTTGTCCCTGTTTCCCAAAAGGTATCTGAACGACCTGACGCACCGCGCGTCGCGGGTTGCTGTCATCGTCACGGCGTGCGTCGTGGCGTTGATTGCGTTCGCTGCCGGTATCGCGGCCGGCCGTTGCGTCGGCAGCGTGCCCGACGCAGGCGCGATCGGACACCATGTCGTGGCCGGAGAGATTGGGCGCGCCTCCAATAGCGCCGCTTCAGCCTTGCCTGATCCGCGTATCGAACACCTTGCTGCGCAACTCGCTGCGCTCAACCAGTTCAATGAGCGTCTGCGCGCGCAGCCGCCGCGCGGCGCCGCCACGGAGGTGGCACTCGCCCCGGCGCGCACACGCGAAGACAGCACCGCCGAGGGCGGCCCCGAACTGCCGCCCAGGCCCTGCCTCGAAGCGTCGGCCGCGCGCGAGCGCGCGAAGGCCGCCAATGGCGGTATCGACTGTATGGCGGCAACGCTTTCGGCACTGGAGCGCAGCGTGGCCCAGCACGAAGCGGCGTGGGACGCCTTTCCCGGCCGCCGGCCGATCCAGGGCGGCCGCGACGGCTCGCCGTTCGGCAACCGCATCGACCCCTTCACGCACCGTCTGAGCTTTCACCCCGGCGTCGATCTGGTCGCCGCGGCCGGCACCCCCATTCTGGCCGCCGCCGGCGGTCGTGTGATCTACGCGGGGCCGAAGCGGGGCTATGGCAACGCGGTCGAGATCGATCACGGCAACGGCTTCATTACACGCTACGGCCACGCGTCGAAAATCGATGTGCGCGTGGGTGAGGTCGTGCTGCCGCGCGAACATATTGCCGATGTCGGCTCGACCGGACGATCGACCGGCCCGCATCTGCACTTCGAGGTGCTCGTCAATGGGCAGGCCGTCAACCCCGCCGGCTATCTCGCGCTGTTCGCGCCGGTGCTCGACGGTTGA
- a CDS encoding response regulator, whose translation MTEKIDHVLIVDDDRGIRELVGAYLEKNGMRVSLAANGREMRTLLESGAPDLIVLDLMMPGDDGLVLCRELRAGKFRAVPVVMLTARNEETDRIVGLEMGADDYLPKPFAVRELFARIRSVLRRTRMLPPGMEVSESAQLLAFGDWRLDTTARHLLDAEGTIVALSGAEYRLLRVFLDHPQRVLTRDQLLSLTQGRQADAFDRSIDLLVSRLRQRLRDEAREPRYIKTLRSEGYVFSSAVTTVEAPE comes from the coding sequence ATGACGGAAAAGATCGATCACGTCCTGATCGTCGATGACGACCGCGGCATACGTGAACTGGTCGGGGCCTACCTCGAAAAGAACGGCATGCGCGTGTCGCTGGCCGCGAACGGCCGCGAGATGCGCACGCTGCTCGAGAGCGGCGCGCCCGACCTGATCGTGCTCGACCTCATGATGCCTGGCGACGATGGCCTCGTGCTGTGCCGCGAATTGCGCGCGGGCAAGTTCCGCGCCGTGCCCGTGGTGATGCTCACCGCGCGCAACGAGGAGACGGACCGCATTGTCGGCCTCGAAATGGGCGCCGACGACTATCTGCCCAAGCCCTTCGCCGTGCGCGAACTGTTCGCGCGCATCCGCTCGGTGCTGCGCCGCACACGTATGCTGCCGCCGGGCATGGAAGTGAGCGAGTCGGCGCAACTGCTCGCATTCGGCGACTGGCGGCTCGACACCACGGCGCGCCATCTGCTCGACGCCGAAGGCACCATCGTCGCGTTGAGCGGCGCGGAATACCGGCTCCTGCGCGTGTTCCTCGACCACCCGCAGCGCGTGCTCACGCGCGACCAGCTGCTGAGCCTCACGCAAGGCCGCCAGGCCGATGCGTTCGACCGCTCGATCGACCTGCTCGTGAGCCGGCTGCGCCAGCGCCTGCGCGACGAGGCGCGTGAGCCGCGTTACATCAAGACGCTGCGCAGCGAGGGGTATGTGTTTTCCTCGGCGGTGACCACGGTCGAGGCGCCGGAGTAA